The genomic region GGAATTTGTGGATATATTCTTCTTTATTTTGAATATCATTACAAGACGAATGGTTTATTATAGTTTTGATAGTTGAAAAATTATTGTTAACATTACTTAAAGATAAAAACCCCTTTTCTCTTTGGATTATAAAAGCGTCGCTTTTTATATTAATTTGAGCATCTTTGATACATATTTTATCCATTAAATCACCATAAGGTTATTTACTGAAGCTGGTCAATTTAAATTCTGATTTCAAGAATTTTGTGGTTTCCAGCTTGAATCTTGAAGTTGATATTATATTCACAGTCACCAATATTATAATAGGTGGGCAGAACATATGAATATATAGAGAAGGTGATGGCATGAAAGTTCATCTGAGGGTCTTTGTTGAGATAAGAAATTTAGGTAAAGCTATGAATGCTCTAACTGATGCGGGAATAACTGGATTTTATATTTTGGAATATAAGGGTATGTCTCCCCAGGATTGGAAGGGATTTTCTATAAAGGAGGATCCGGAGTCTGCAATAAAGATGATCAAAGATCATGCAAAGAATGCGATGCTTATCTGCAGTGTTGTGGATGAAGAAAAAGTGGATGAAATAGTAAAAATGGTCCGTGAGGCTCTTATGGGCGAAAAATACACTATTTTAGAAGTTCCAATACGCAGGATAATTATAAGCGACGGTAAAAATTAATAACTTGATGTAAATATCAGTTATTAATTTATTTTATGTTTTTCTCTTTTCTAAAATAAGTCTTAATAATGTCATCATGCTTAATTTTACCTTATTTTTCCTAAAATAAATTTATAATAATAATTTATATGTCTGATCGATTTATATATTTAAATTGGCATTAATTGACTCTATTTTAAAATAGCAGCGTTTTAAAGCATTTTAAATCATTAATTAATGTTAAAATATATTAATTTTAAAATTTTGAACAATATAATATCTTTTTAATTTTTAGTTAAAATATTAGATATTTTATTGGATTAAAAACTATTTTTATTTTATAAATTTCAAAAAAAGGGTAAAATTTATATATTAAAACATATTAAAAATTCAATTCCCCTATTTCTATTTCAAAAAATCATATTAAGTAAATAATCATATCTATTTTGGGATGAATTTCATAAAATATTTATATTGAGTAATACAAATTATTACTAAGTTTATACGGAGGTGTTAATTATGCTCCAACTGGTTCAGGGGTACCTAACCCTAGTGGCACCAACCAATCAACTGAACCAAAAAAACATATGGAGTGTGATTATATTAAGCGACAAATTAAAGCAAGTACGCTATTGGCGCTGTTTTCGATTGCAGCGCTTCTTATTATGAGTCCTGCAGCTGTTTCGGCTCATGGAATTGGTGCTTATAATGTTAAAATAACATCGAAGTATGTTATGGCAACAGGTAAATGTAGTTGTAGTTTGGGAGCAAATTACAATTACCATACTAGGGTTTTCTACAATTATGACCCATCATCGCATACCTATGGAACTCTTGCATTTGAAGAAGGCCCTTCTTCATGGACTTCACCTGAGGGTATGTGGTACAGCACAGTAACAGATATGGATTTCTGTTTAATTCATGGAAAATCTCATGATAATAGAGGATTTTATTTAATCCCGTATAATGGAGTAATCAACGGAAAAGAAGTTAAAAATGGATATTTCACAGGAAAAACTATTGTTCCACAGAATACAACAAAAGTAACTCA from Methanobacterium veterum harbors:
- a CDS encoding MJ1244 family protein codes for the protein MKVHLRVFVEIRNLGKAMNALTDAGITGFYILEYKGMSPQDWKGFSIKEDPESAIKMIKDHAKNAMLICSVVDEEKVDEIVKMVREALMGEKYTILEVPIRRIIISDGKN